GGCCGCGCCGGCCGCTGCGGGGGCGGTTGCTGCCAGTGCCGTGACGCCGCAACTCGGCACCTCCGTCGTACTGCCGGAGGCGACACTAGTTTCGGCGGTGGCGACTGGTCCCGCGGCCTCGCCGGTCTCGGTGGCGGCATCGACCGGGGGTGCTGGCACGTTGGGGTTTGCCGGGACCGCGGCCAAGCAGAACGCCGGAGATCCATGCGGATTGACAATGCTAGCCAACGATGAACCCGGTGGTCCGACGGTGCCGATGCTGCCGGCCACCTGGGTCCCGCAGTGGT
This is a stretch of genomic DNA from Mycobacterium lacus. It encodes these proteins:
- a CDS encoding PPW family C-terminal domain-containing PPE protein — encoded protein: MNAAGVPVAAAPAAAGAVAASAVTPQLGTSVVLPEATLVSAVATGPAASPVSVAASTGGAGTLGFAGTAAKQNAGDPCGLTMLANDEPGGPTVPMLPATWVPQWFGEAAVGGVG